The genomic DNA CATGATCTGAAATTCGTTGGTTGTTTGGTGCTGAATTTTTACTTGTCACTTGTCGAGATTCAACGACGGACTGAACAACCGATTTAACGCTGCTCACGAACCCATCGAGGGTTTGTTCTTCCTCAATATATTTGCGTGCCGCCCGCCCCATGCGTTCAACCTCGTTCGGATTGTTCCACAGATGCAGGATTGCTTTGCGAAGCTCGACCGGATCGCCAACAGGCACGAAAAGCCCCGTTACGTCTTCCCGGATGACATCAACCTGCCCGCTTGTACGCGAACAAATAACAGGTTTGCCCATAGCAAAAGCTTCAAGGATACATGTAATGCCGTTGTCAGTATCCGATTGGAGTAATGGTATGACCACAAAACGGGATCGTGCATAAAGCTCACGCAACTCCAAAAAGTTCCTTCTTCCCACCGTCACATTCGGAGGCAGTTCGTCCAGAGAATCGACAGCCGTTACCCAGCGTGAGCGTTTGCGATGCAACGTTCCGGCGGCAATGTGGCAGGCCATATCAAGTCCGCGCATGGCCTCTAAGAACGTCGGGAAGTCGCGCATTTCGCTGCCCACGGAACAGATCATGTCCGTTTCCCGGGGAATCGGTCGAAAGAAATTTTGGTCAACAAAATAGTGAACAAAATCTATCTTTGCCACAGGCACGTGAAGTTTGTTCACAACAAGCGCCCGTTGCACCGTCGACCACATAATCAGGCGTGTAATGCGGGAGTGCGCAAGCCTGAGGAGAATAGCCTTGATGCCCCTTCCGGGCCAGCTGCACATTGCGACATGAGGAACCGATTTTCGGCCTGTTATTTTGCAGAGCAATGCAAAAGAAAATGCAGCCCGTTCATACCACGATAAGACCACATCATACTCTTGATGGATAATATACGCCTCGATTATTTGTGCCAATTCCGTCGGCAGAAAGCGGTAGAATGCACGTCGTATTGCAGGAGCCTTTTCGAGCATTCTGCTGTCCAGGATATCTGCATTGAATTCGTCACGAAAAATTGACGCCCGGGGCGTCTGATTACTCTTTTCAAGCCGCCGCAACTCCTCTTCCGGCGGGCGGTGAATATCATAGAACAACGCCAGAACTTTCAGGCGTCTGTCATAAGCCATATAGTAGTCCCCCTACATACCTGCATAGATCAACGCAATACATGCACAAACCCACAAGAGCACAGTCATCAGAATCGGAGGATCTGAAGTCAGAACATCCGTCGGCTTATCTGTTGCCGTTGTCGTGTGAATAAGGTACAGGTATCGAAACACTCCGTAAAGAACAAACACCGTAGTGTAGATTAACTTGTCGGTATTGAACAGATGTACTGTACGCGGTGCAACTGTGTAGAGTGCATACGAAATCACCGTCCCCGCGGCAGCAATAGTCAACATCTGATCCACAAAGCTTACCCGATAGAGTTGTAGTACCTTCCGTTCCGGAAAAGTCGAATCCGGCAGATGCACCAGTTCACTGCGTCGTTTCGCAAAGCCCAGAAATAGCGAAACGAAGAGCGTACACAGCACAAGCCAAGTCGACACTTCCACGCGAAGGGCGTACGCCCCGCCGATTACACGCATCATGAAGCCCGCGGCAATAACAAACACATCCAGCAGAACAACATTCTTCAGTTTGAAGGAGTACGCAAGATTCATGACAAAGTACACCACGACAACCAGCGCAAACAGATGATCCATCCCGGACAGAATTGCGCCGCTGCAGATAAGCAACACACTCATCAGAACGAACGCCTCAACAAATGAAACCGATCGGGCAGCAATCGGGCGATTCTTCTTTTCGGGATGAGAGCGATCAGCCTCAACATCCGCCACGTCATTGACGACGTACACCGCGCTCGCCGTGAGGCAAAAAGTGAGAAACGCCATCATTGAC from Bacteroidota bacterium includes the following:
- a CDS encoding glycosyltransferase family 4 protein, with the translated sequence MAYDRRLKVLALFYDIHRPPEEELRRLEKSNQTPRASIFRDEFNADILDSRMLEKAPAIRRAFYRFLPTELAQIIEAYIIHQEYDVVLSWYERAAFSFALLCKITGRKSVPHVAMCSWPGRGIKAILLRLAHSRITRLIMWSTVQRALVVNKLHVPVAKIDFVHYFVDQNFFRPIPRETDMICSVGSEMRDFPTFLEAMRGLDMACHIAAGTLHRKRSRWVTAVDSLDELPPNVTVGRRNFLELRELYARSRFVVIPLLQSDTDNGITCILEAFAMGKPVICSRTSGQVDVIREDVTGLFVPVGDPVELRKAILHLWNNPNEVERMGRAARKYIEEEQTLDGFVSSVKSVVQSVVESRQVTSKNSAPNNQRISDHVGGQLCEKQPRKSATAN
- a CDS encoding decaprenyl-phosphate phosphoribosyltransferase — its product is MSELAHSGGGKARISAYVALIRPKQWIKNLFVFVPLVFAKELFEFEPVVTSMMAFLTFCLTASAVYVVNDVADVEADRSHPEKKNRPIAARSVSFVEAFVLMSVLLICSGAILSGMDHLFALVVVVYFVMNLAYSFKLKNVVLLDVFVIAAGFMMRVIGGAYALRVEVSTWLVLCTLFVSLFLGFAKRRSELVHLPDSTFPERKVLQLYRVSFVDQMLTIAAAGTVISYALYTVAPRTVHLFNTDKLIYTTVFVLYGVFRYLYLIHTTTATDKPTDVLTSDPPILMTVLLWVCACIALIYAGM